A segment of the Acidobacteriota bacterium genome:
TGTTCGCGCTGCTGTTCCTGGACCTCGACGACTTCAAGGACGTCAACGACACGCTCGGCCACCAGGCCGGCGACGAGCTGCTCAAGGACGTGGCGCACCGGATCGAGCACTGCCTGCGCGCCACCGACGTCGTGGATCGTGCCGGACAGCCGAGCGGCGCGGTGCGCGTCCCCGAGCACATGCTCGCGCGCATCGGTGGGGACGAGTTCGTGATCCTCTTGCAGGACATCCCCGGGCCGCTCGAAGCGACGCGCGTGGCCGAGCGCATCCAGCGCGCCCTGGCCGCGCCCGTCCGCGTGGGCGATCGCGACGTCGTGGCAACGGCGAGCATCGGGATCGCGGTGAACCGTGCGTCGCTCGTGAAGCCCGAGGACGCGGTGCGCGACGCCGACACCGCGATGTACCGCGCGAAGGCGCTCGGCAAGGGGCGATACGAGCTGTTCGATGCCGAGATGCGCGCCGACGTCGAAGAACGGCGCCGCCTCGATGCCGATCTGCGGTTCGGCATCGAGCGCCGCGAGTTCATGCCCTACTACCAGCCGATCGTCGATCTCGTTTCGGGCGGTCTCGTCGGTTTCGAGGCGCTGCTCAGGTGGCGGCATCCCGAGCGCGGCGTGGTGCTGCCGGCCGAGTTCGTGCCGCTCCTGGAGGCCACGGGCCTCGTGCTGCCGATTGGCCGCCGCTTCATCGAGGACGTCTGTGCGCAGTTGCAGGCCTGGCAGACGAAGCACGCCGGGCCGGCGCCGTTGTCGGTGACGATGAACTTCGCGACCCGCCAGATCCTCGAGGCCGGGCTCGTGCACCGGCTCATCGACGTGCTCGGCGGCTGCGCGCTCCAGCCCGAACAGGTCGTCGTCGAAGTGAACGAGTCGGCCGTCATCGCCAACCGTGACGCCGCGGCGGACGTCATCGGACGGCTGCGGTCCGCGGGCATCAGGGTGGTGCTCGACGACTTCGGCACGGGCTACTCGTCGCTGTCGTGCCTCCATGAGCTGCCGATTGCCGGCGTGAAGCTCGATCGCACGTTCATCGCGATCGAGCATTCGCATCCCGGCCTCGTCGGCGCCGTCGTCGCGTTGGCGAGCCAGCTCCGCCTCAGCGTCACGGCGGAAGGCATCGAGACCCAGGCACAGTGCGAGCAACTGCGATCGCTGGGCTGCCGCTATGGCCAAGGCTACCTCTTCTCGCATCCGCTCGACGCCGCGTCGGCCGAGGCGCTCATCCGGCGTGAGCCGCGCTGGAACACGGGACAGGGTGAGCCGACCACGACCGTGGCGTCTTCCACGTCGCTCCAGCCGCACCCGTTGCGCTAGCGGAGTGTTCGTCTTCGCGGATGCGCTGGCGAACGCGGGCCTGAAGAGGACCCGCACCTGAAGATCTGATCTCAGCCCTCAGACGCGAGGTCGATCGATTGTCCGGGTCGTCGCCCCGGCTCTCGTGGCCCACAGCACCAGGCCCACCGCCGCCCACGCCGTCATTCGCACCTTGCGCACGAGTGCGGCTTGCGTGCCGACGCCGCGCGCGAGGCCGATCGCCGCGGCGACCTGCTCCGAGCTGACCTCGTCCACGCCGACCCGCAGCGGCACGACCTTGAAGACGACGTTGATCACGCGGTTGACGCTGTCGAGCACGAACGCCTGGAGCGGCTGTGACTCGCCGGTGAGCAGCGAGAGGATCAGCCAGGCCTCGAGGAAGCTCACGAGATGGAAACCAAGCTCCGAGGCTGCCAGCAGGCCGAGCCGCGCGCCCTTGTGGCCGGGCGAGCCGTACGTGCGGGCTTCGAAGTCGCGTACGCGATCGACGACGCGGCGGAGGCGAGCGGAGGGAAGGCGGCTCACGATCGCGCTCGCGGCGGCGGGGCGCTGCCAGGCGATCCAGCAGGCGCCGACGAGCACGGCGCCCATGAGCCCGAGCACTGCGATTCCCGCCTGCTGCAGGCGGGCGGGCAGATCGAACGCGGCGATCATCGCGATCGCGCCGGCGATCACGTAGAGCGCCACCGACACGCTGTAGAAGAAGTTCTCCGCGAAGAGCGCCGCGAGCGCCTGCGTCGCATCCATGTGCGGCCGAAGGTAGACGGCTTTCGCGGGCTCGCTCGCCGCCAGGCCGAGCGGCGTGATGTTGCCGAGCGCGTCGCCGCTGATCGTGGCGGCGATGGCCGCGCGGAGCGGCACTTTGCGTTCGAAGAGCGCGACCCATGCGCACGTGCGCAGAGCGAAGCGCACGAATGCGAGCGCCATGATGAGCCCGAAGCCGGCGCCCACGCGGCCCAGCCCGTCGCGGACGGTCGCGAGGCCGCCGACGTCCCGCACCTGCCAGGCGAGCAGCACGATGCCGATCGCCGTGACGGCGCTGTTCGTGAGGGATCGGCGGCTCATCGGGAGGGCGCGGCTGCAGGCTGATGATGACATAATCGCCGGATGCTTCCGGCGTCGTACGCCGC
Coding sequences within it:
- a CDS encoding EAL domain-containing protein, producing MTSPSTFPSVSDGVSERQAASLVRVPQPEYDRLREIAARSALVAAGAIDGLWHWDLRTHEVYYSARWKAIAGHEESEIGTASSEWLDRVHPDDRPRVLRAIDAYLAGGPEVFESEHRLRHKSGGYRWVRVRGTAVRGRGGAATRFAGSMSDITDGKVVDALTGLPNRTVLGSRLEAQHTRARPDSLFALLFLDLDDFKDVNDTLGHQAGDELLKDVAHRIEHCLRATDVVDRAGQPSGAVRVPEHMLARIGGDEFVILLQDIPGPLEATRVAERIQRALAAPVRVGDRDVVATASIGIAVNRASLVKPEDAVRDADTAMYRAKALGKGRYELFDAEMRADVEERRRLDADLRFGIERREFMPYYQPIVDLVSGGLVGFEALLRWRHPERGVVLPAEFVPLLEATGLVLPIGRRFIEDVCAQLQAWQTKHAGPAPLSVTMNFATRQILEAGLVHRLIDVLGGCALQPEQVVVEVNESAVIANRDAAADVIGRLRSAGIRVVLDDFGTGYSSLSCLHELPIAGVKLDRTFIAIEHSHPGLVGAVVALASQLRLSVTAEGIETQAQCEQLRSLGCRYGQGYLFSHPLDAASAEALIRREPRWNTGQGEPTTTVASSTSLQPHPLR
- a CDS encoding flippase-like domain-containing protein → MSRRSLTNSAVTAIGIVLLAWQVRDVGGLATVRDGLGRVGAGFGLIMALAFVRFALRTCAWVALFERKVPLRAAIAATISGDALGNITPLGLAASEPAKAVYLRPHMDATQALAALFAENFFYSVSVALYVIAGAIAMIAAFDLPARLQQAGIAVLGLMGAVLVGACWIAWQRPAAASAIVSRLPSARLRRVVDRVRDFEARTYGSPGHKGARLGLLAASELGFHLVSFLEAWLILSLLTGESQPLQAFVLDSVNRVINVVFKVVPLRVGVDEVSSEQVAAAIGLARGVGTQAALVRKVRMTAWAAVGLVLWATRAGATTRTIDRPRV